CCAATCAGAAGCTGACCGTTAAGGTCAAGGTTCAGAGCAGTGGGCCGCACCATGTCACCACTGCCGGGCAGGTAACTGTCGAAAACGATGCCACGGTCTGATACtcttgtcacgtgcacacagtcgTTCATCCAGTCAGAGATCAGCAGTAAATCGTCGCCACAAAAGCAGACGTCTGTTGGGAGGAAGGGTTGTATTGGTGACGTGTAGGTCGCTATGGGGTCGTTACATCTTATAGAATACAGACTTACAACACGGGAACGCCGGCTGTCCGCTTTACTGTTGTTTGTCTTAACTGATTTATTATCtgagtttttctctttctcttcctctactACAGCAAATAGCGTCCCGTGCTCGTTTGAATCAAAGTTCTGTGCTCTGTTCACCTTTGGTCGACTTAAAGTAGGACCCTCAGAGCAagtttcttttccatctttttgttCCCACTTCATTGAGCATACATAAGATACACCTGTTGTGAAGTTCTGCTTTAAAGAATGCATACTGTTGTTCTTAGAACCAAGGTCACACGATGTTGAATCTTTCCATGACCAGTAGTTAGTCCTACGTGTAACGCCTGATATCCGCATTCCGTATTCTGTCTCAGTTCCTCTGGAACCGTCAGAGAAAAAATTGACGCCTTTCTCTTTGGTGTAGTCGCCTCCAGTTCTCCCATAATATACATCGATACGTCCGTCCTCCCTCTGCCTCAGAGAATGCACTTCCCGACATCCTCCATCGCCACATCGACCCACTCGATTGATGTCTGCGGTTTTCTTGCTTTGGAAACTCTGTTTGACTGGTGACCCGATAAACGTTTTCATGTAGTGGTCTTCAATGTAGTTATAGAAGTCACCGTGGAGTACAGGGTGGTAAATCTGGTCAGATAGCACAAGTGGAGTGTCGCTTATTTCTCTacctctcatctctctctccacctgcaGGACCTCCGTGTCACAGGCCGAGCTCAGCACCCGTTGAGCGAGGTCCTGAAGTTGGAGGAG
The Pomacea canaliculata isolate SZHN2017 linkage group LG2, ASM307304v1, whole genome shotgun sequence genome window above contains:
- the LOC112555410 gene encoding uncharacterized protein LOC112555410 translates to MIEEKLNSVMNAIKSGKKQLDSCKLNEKRAKEKKAAVHEQIQVRYDVIVAMAAKCRDEALQELQTTCEDVEKGLSADTQRVQDELNSLLQLQDLAQRVLSSACDTEVLQVEREMRGREISDTPLVLSDQIYHPVLHGDFYNYIEDHYMKTFIGSPVKQSFQSKKTADINRVGRCGDGGCREVHSLRQREDGRIDVYYGRTGGDYTKEKGVNFFSDGSRGTETEYGMRISGVTRRTNYWSWKDSTSCDLGSKNNSMHSLKQNFTTGVSYVCSMKWEQKDGKETCSEGPTLSRPKVNRAQNFDSNEHGTLFAVVEEEKEKNSDNKSVKTNNSKADSRRSRVVSLYSIRCNDPIATYTSPIQPFLPTDVCFCGDDLLLISDWMNDCVHVTRVSDRGIVFDSYLPGSGDMVRPTALNLDLNGQLLIGCGDGWVLKLHVNWDVWERLQCVTF